One Mycteria americana isolate JAX WOST 10 ecotype Jacksonville Zoo and Gardens unplaced genomic scaffold, USCA_MyAme_1.0 Scaffold_39, whole genome shotgun sequence genomic window carries:
- the LOC142403622 gene encoding scavenger receptor cysteine-rich type 1 protein M130-like: MAVASLLSPGSAGFASLRLVGGGSRCDGRVEILQRGTWGRVLDDQWDVQKANVVCRQLQCGQAEAAYNPPKPERGTGPVGLRGVRCTGNETKLTLCNTSLPESALAEGVAEDVGVICWGSRRVRLVNGSGRCAGRVEIYYQGSWGTICDDDWDLADAAVVCHQLGCGGAVEAASSARFGEGSGQIWLDGVTCSGDEAALWDCPARPWGQHDCGHKEDAGVICSEFLALRLQNSDGCSGRLQVFYNGTWGSICSNSMTLSTVSLACKELGCGDRGSLERRLPYGKVSGPAWLDNVQCGEKTSSFWQCPSTAWDPQSCEDLRDEIHITCDAPPRTAASTTRPGNWSSCLRLGIPGARL; encoded by the exons atggctgtggcatctctgctctccccaggctcagccggctttgcatccctgcggctggtgggtggagggagccggtgcgacgggcgagtggagatcttgcagcgcgggacgtggggcagagtcctggatgaccagtgggacgtgcagaaggccaacgtggtgtgccggcagctgcagtgcggacaggcagaggcagcctacaaccccccaaagcCTGAGCGAGGGACAggccccgtagggctgcgaggggtccggtgcacagggaatgagaccaagctgaccctctgcaacacctccctgcccgagagtgcactggcggaaggggttgcagaggacgtgggagtcatttgctggg ggagccggcgggtccgtctggtgaacgggtctgggcgctgcgccgggagagtggagatctactaccagggcagctgggggaccatctgcgatgacgactgggacctggctgatgctgctgtcgtttgccaccagctgggctgtggaggggcagtggaggcggccagctctgctcggtttggggaaggctctgggcagatctggctggatggcgtgacctgctctggggacgaagctgctctctgggactgccctgccaggccctgggggcagcacgactgcgggcacaaagaggatgcgggagtcatctgctcag agttcctggccctcaggctgcagaacagcgacggctgctccgggcgcctgcaggttttctacaacgggacgtgggggagcatttgctccaactcgatgactctcagcacggtgtcgctggcatgcaaggagctgggctgcggggacagaggatccctggaaagacgcctgccctatggcaaggtgtctggccctgcgtggctggataatgtgcagtgtggggagaaaaccagctccttctggcagtgtcctTCCACTGCCTGGGACCCGCAGTCATGTGAAGACCTGCGAGATGAGATCCACATCACCTGCGATG ctccacccaggacagcagccTCCACAACCCGACCAGGTAACTGgtcctcttgcctgaggctgggtatccctggggccaggctgtga
- the LOC142403621 gene encoding olfactory receptor 14A16-like yields the protein MHALQKLESVVGTRAQAVPCKQAGFCRPRQQTSNGSSITEFLLLAFMDTRELQLLHFWLFLGIYLAALLGNGLIITAVVCNHHLHTPMYFFLLNLSLLDLASISTTVPKAMANSLWDSKAISYLGCAAQVFLFIFFMSAEFSLLTIMSYDRYVAICKPLHYGTILGSRACVHMAAAAWGSGFVYALLHTGNTFSIPLCQGNALDQFFCEIPQILKLSCSDAYLREVWVIVVSVFVVFVCFVFIVLSYVQIFRAVLKIPSEQGRHKACSTCLPHLAVVSLFISTVMVAYLKPPSISSPLLDMVVAVLYSVVPPAVNPLIYSMRNQELKDTLKKLIQSALSQQQ from the exons atgcacGCCCTGCAGAAACTAGAATCTGTGGTCG GAACAcgtgcccaggcagtgccctgcaaacaggcaggtttctgtaggccGAG gcagcaaaCGTCCAATGGCAGCTCTATCaccgagttcctcctcctggcattcatggacacacgggagctgcagctcttgcacttctggctcttcctgggcatctacctggctgccctcctgggcaacggactcatcatcactgctgtagtcTGCAACCATCACCTCCACAcacccatgtacttcttcctcctcaacctctctctcctcgacctggcctccatttccaccactgtccccaaagccatggccaattccctgtgggacagcaaggccatctcctacctgggatgtgctgcacaggtctttctgtttatctttttcatgtcagcagagttttctctcctcaccatcatgtcctatgaccgctacgttgccatttgcaaacccctgcactatgggaccATCCTGGGCAgtagagcttgtgtccacatggcagcagctgcctggggcagtggtttcgtATATGCTCTACTCCACACTggcaatacattttcaataccactttgccaaggcaatgccctggaccagttcttctgtgaaatcccccagatcctcaagctctcctgctcagatgcttacctccgggaagtgtgggttattgtggttagtgTCTTTGTGgtatttgtgtgttttgttttcattgtgctgtcctatgtgcagatcttcagggcagtgctgaagatcccctctgagcagggacgacaCAAAGCCTGTTCCACATGCCTCCcacacctggccgtggtctctttgtttattagcactgtcatggttgcctacctgaagcccccctccatctcctccccattgctggatatggtggtggcagttctgtactcagtggtgcctccagctgtgaaccccctcatctacagcatgaggaaccaggagcttaaagacacattgaagaagctgattcaatcagctctttctcagcagcaatag